A stretch of the Tardiphaga sp. 709 genome encodes the following:
- a CDS encoding helix-turn-helix domain-containing protein, whose translation MEKQTMADKEKNMHEEMRRAFALLSGKWKLEIMWLLNQRVYRFGELRKAIPGITQHMLTAQLRELEADGLISRTVFAEVPLRVEYEITQKARGLGPTMEALTAWWNKYGKTVPAKPSARGRKPRGD comes from the coding sequence ATGGAAAAGCAGACCATGGCCGATAAAGAGAAAAACATGCACGAAGAGATGCGGCGTGCGTTCGCGCTGCTCTCAGGCAAGTGGAAGCTTGAAATCATGTGGCTGCTCAATCAGCGGGTTTACCGTTTCGGGGAGTTACGAAAGGCAATCCCCGGCATCACCCAGCACATGCTCACGGCACAACTCCGCGAACTCGAAGCCGACGGTCTGATATCACGCACCGTGTTCGCAGAAGTGCCGCTCCGGGTCGAATATGAGATTACGCAGAAAGCGCGCGGGCTCGGCCCCACGATGGAAGCGCTGACGGCGTGGTGGAACAAATATGGAAAGACCGTACCGGCGAAGCCGAGTGCCCGTGGCCGCAAACCCAGGGGCGACTGA
- a CDS encoding DoxX family protein codes for MATIYTYWISTALLALLYLTSAFMYLTKGNWVRQALADLGYPAYFVPFMIVVKVLGPAAILLHVNVALSDLAYAGMFYHLLLAALAHVAVRKPSAALPAVIGLALLIASFATQNAAREISSPYALAAMF; via the coding sequence ATGGCTACGATCTACACTTATTGGATCAGCACGGCGCTATTGGCCCTGCTGTATCTGACCTCCGCCTTCATGTACCTCACGAAAGGGAATTGGGTCCGACAGGCTCTGGCCGACCTCGGATATCCGGCTTACTTCGTGCCATTCATGATCGTCGTGAAGGTCCTGGGCCCGGCTGCAATCCTGTTGCACGTCAACGTCGCGCTCAGCGATCTCGCTTATGCGGGCATGTTCTATCACTTGCTGTTGGCAGCCCTGGCGCACGTCGCCGTCCGGAAGCCCAGCGCCGCGTTGCCCGCCGTGATCGGCCTCGCATTGCTCATCGCCTCATTTGCCACGCAGAACGCTGCCCGCGAAATCTCGTCGCCTTACGCGCTTGCGGCGATGTTCTGA
- a CDS encoding MAPEG family protein, which translates to MVGDSADETLRRRIRAQGNFIEYVPLGVISLGMVEAHAAPVWLVVATGATLAFGRLLHAIGMFRGSAPVRGFGMLFTYVALVVAAGRLIMDAVPW; encoded by the coding sequence ATGGTCGGCGACAGCGCGGATGAAACGCTGCGCCGACGCATCCGCGCCCAAGGAAATTTTATCGAGTACGTGCCTCTCGGGGTTATCTCGCTGGGCATGGTCGAGGCTCATGCCGCCCCGGTCTGGCTGGTCGTCGCCACCGGAGCAACGCTTGCGTTTGGGCGGCTGCTGCATGCGATCGGCATGTTTCGGGGATCGGCGCCCGTGCGCGGCTTCGGGATGCTCTTTACTTACGTGGCTCTGGTTGTTGCGGCTGGACGGCTCATCATGGACGCCGTCCCCTGGTGA
- a CDS encoding multidrug effflux MFS transporter, which yields MTDINADAPLVVSSTHSPMKFGEFVVVIASIMALNPLAMDIMLPALPHIGAAFKVPDANHLQSVLSVFLLGFGVAQFAIGPLSDRYGRRPILLGGMAVYCAASVLALFAPSFEILLLARLLQGIGTAATRVIAVSIVRDCYAGRRMASVMSLAIMVFISVPVIAPSLGQALMVLTEWRGIFVVLMLYGLLTLAWSAWRMPETLPAAKRRSLAIRDVLYAYRQTVSHRQTLGYGLAAGILQGALFAFVFTSQQVFTEIFHLGPYFPLAFASIAFGVAAASFFNSRVVHRLGMRALSHGALLGFVTAGAAMLLAVAMGFMPLWLFIALSMLMMFAFGLMFSNFTALAMEPQGHIAGTASSLYGTLTTLLGIAIGTVIGQHYDGTLLPFATGLFLCTLTAFAVILVVEKGRLFKPHKMVS from the coding sequence GTGACCGACATCAACGCCGACGCCCCCCTTGTGGTGTCATCGACCCATAGTCCAATGAAATTTGGCGAATTTGTCGTCGTGATCGCTTCGATCATGGCGCTGAATCCGCTCGCCATGGACATCATGCTGCCGGCGCTGCCGCATATCGGTGCGGCCTTCAAAGTCCCTGATGCCAACCACCTTCAGAGCGTCCTCTCGGTCTTCCTGCTCGGCTTCGGCGTGGCCCAATTCGCCATCGGCCCGCTGTCGGACCGCTACGGCCGGCGTCCCATCCTGCTCGGCGGAATGGCCGTCTATTGCGCTGCGAGCGTGCTCGCGCTGTTCGCACCGTCGTTCGAAATCCTGTTGCTGGCCCGCCTGCTGCAGGGCATCGGCACCGCGGCGACGCGCGTGATCGCGGTGTCGATCGTCCGGGACTGCTATGCCGGCCGCCGCATGGCCAGCGTCATGTCACTGGCCATCATGGTTTTCATTTCCGTGCCGGTCATCGCCCCGTCTCTCGGCCAAGCCCTGATGGTTCTCACGGAATGGCGCGGCATCTTTGTCGTGCTGATGCTGTACGGCCTGCTGACGCTGGCCTGGAGTGCCTGGCGAATGCCGGAGACGCTGCCGGCCGCCAAACGCCGCTCGCTCGCCATTCGTGATGTGCTCTATGCCTATCGGCAAACCGTCAGCCATCGGCAGACGCTCGGTTACGGCCTCGCTGCCGGCATCCTGCAGGGCGCACTGTTCGCTTTCGTGTTTACGTCGCAGCAGGTGTTCACCGAGATTTTCCATCTCGGGCCATATTTCCCGCTTGCCTTTGCTTCCATCGCTTTCGGCGTCGCTGCGGCCAGCTTCTTCAACTCGCGCGTCGTCCATCGCCTTGGCATGCGGGCACTCTCCCACGGCGCCCTGCTCGGTTTCGTCACTGCTGGCGCGGCGATGTTATTGGCCGTGGCGATGGGCTTCATGCCGCTATGGTTGTTCATCGCGCTGTCGATGCTGATGATGTTTGCCTTCGGCCTGATGTTCTCGAATTTCACCGCACTGGCGATGGAGCCGCAGGGCCACATCGCCGGCACGGCCTCCTCGCTCTACGGGACGCTGACCACGCTGCTGGGTATCGCCATCGGCACGGTTATCGGCCAGCACTATGACGGCACTCTACTGCCGTTCGCGACCGGCCTTTTTCTTTGCACCCTCACTGCATTCGCGGTGATCCTCGTGGTGGAAAAGGGCCGCCTGTTCAAGCCTCACAAGATGGTGAGCTGA
- a CDS encoding pyroglutamyl-peptidase I, protein MSSAPRILITGFGPFPGAPFNPTQALVRKLATLRRPAFADVTRIAHIFDVTYATVDRELPELIARHRPDALLMFGLAARTPYVRIETRARNAVSMLWPDAGHATVRRASIVPGAGAQMFGPHTARLFRAALAGGTDVRPSRDAGRYLCNYLSWRSIEATRAPNGPRLAAFVHVPLLAQDTASRRMTSDELTDTGEAILLEMIRMTRVKLRDAARNSRV, encoded by the coding sequence ATGAGCAGCGCCCCGCGCATCCTCATCACCGGCTTCGGCCCGTTCCCCGGCGCGCCGTTCAATCCGACACAGGCGCTGGTGCGAAAACTCGCAACGCTGCGCCGTCCTGCTTTCGCCGACGTCACCCGCATCGCGCATATTTTCGACGTCACCTATGCCACCGTCGACCGCGAATTGCCCGAGCTGATCGCGCGCCATCGTCCGGATGCTCTGCTGATGTTCGGCCTCGCCGCGCGCACGCCCTATGTCCGGATCGAGACGCGCGCCCGCAACGCGGTGTCCATGCTATGGCCCGATGCCGGCCACGCCACGGTGCGCCGCGCCAGCATCGTACCTGGCGCCGGCGCGCAGATGTTCGGCCCGCACACGGCGCGTCTGTTCCGGGCCGCCCTCGCTGGCGGCACCGATGTGCGCCCCTCACGCGATGCAGGCCGCTATCTCTGCAATTACCTTTCGTGGCGCAGCATTGAGGCCACCCGCGCGCCGAACGGGCCACGCCTCGCGGCCTTCGTCCATGTGCCGCTGCTGGCGCAAGACACTGCGTCGCGTCGCATGACCTCCGACGAGCTTACCGATACCGGTGAAGCGATCCTGCTGGAAATGATCCGCATGACCCGGGTCAAACTGCGTGATGCGGCCAGGAATTCCCGGGTTTGA
- the meaB gene encoding methylmalonyl Co-A mutase-associated GTPase MeaB, producing the protein MTKAPIDIDALAKDLRAGSRAALARAITLVESRRADHQTAARELVQALLPATGKAFRVGITGSPGVGKSTTIDVLGMYLIERGHKVAVLAVDPSSARTGGSILGDKTRMNDLSAHPNAFIRPSPSSGTLGGVAAKTREAMLLCEAAGFDVVLVETVGIGQSETAVCDMTDFFLALMLPGGGDELQGIKKGLIELADMIAINKSDGDNLKRANITAGDYRGALHILAPRSEHWHPPVVTYSALTRTGIAELWDKVVAHRTAMNASGDFAARRREQQVKWMWTMLEDRLKARLRSDPGIRSKVKQVERDVADGMMTPAVAAEAIVTLLKD; encoded by the coding sequence GTGACGAAAGCCCCCATCGATATCGACGCGCTCGCCAAAGACCTCCGCGCCGGCTCCCGCGCCGCGCTGGCGCGGGCGATCACGCTGGTGGAAAGCCGCCGTGCCGATCATCAGACCGCCGCGCGCGAGCTCGTGCAAGCGCTGTTGCCCGCTACAGGCAAGGCGTTTCGCGTCGGCATCACCGGCTCGCCCGGTGTCGGCAAATCGACCACCATCGATGTGCTCGGCATGTATCTGATCGAGCGCGGCCACAAGGTCGCCGTGCTGGCGGTCGATCCGTCCTCGGCGCGCACCGGTGGATCGATCCTCGGCGACAAGACGCGGATGAACGATCTGTCGGCTCATCCGAACGCCTTCATCCGCCCCTCGCCGTCCTCCGGCACGCTCGGCGGCGTCGCGGCAAAAACCCGCGAGGCCATGTTACTGTGTGAAGCCGCCGGCTTCGACGTGGTGCTGGTGGAAACCGTCGGCATCGGCCAGTCGGAAACCGCGGTCTGCGACATGACCGATTTCTTTCTTGCACTGATGCTGCCCGGCGGTGGCGATGAGTTGCAGGGGATCAAGAAAGGCCTGATCGAACTCGCTGACATGATCGCCATCAACAAGTCCGATGGCGACAACCTGAAGCGCGCCAATATCACCGCTGGGGATTATCGCGGCGCGCTCCATATCCTCGCGCCGCGCTCGGAGCACTGGCATCCGCCGGTCGTGACCTATTCGGCATTGACCAGGACGGGTATCGCCGAGCTCTGGGACAAGGTCGTCGCGCATCGCACGGCGATGAACGCGTCCGGCGATTTCGCCGCCCGCCGCCGCGAGCAGCAGGTAAAATGGATGTGGACCATGCTGGAGGATCGTTTGAAGGCGCGGCTGCGCAGCGATCCCGGCATTCGCAGCAAGGTCAAACAAGTCGAACGCGACGTCGCCGACGGCATGATGACGCCTGCCGTCGCGGCGGAGGCGATCGTCACGCTGTTGAAGGATTGA
- a CDS encoding DUF3298 and DUF4163 domain-containing protein: MQSSIRIFLFVSLTCNLFAGFALAAEPTPDIQLKAKYTEVAVFFDAAIKSDAPLLKYLTSASNGWAAKTLKELAEQRKDMRDLPADIRNRPWESERSYTQSSLVSGRYVSIIRADYNYTGGAHPNRANDTLLWDRQGGKMISIRPFFNELADGGPAMTAIRDAVVADLKVEKKQRDNDNPDMSLVDALEPKLLKIGPVSLAPSTSAGKSSGLSFHYGPYAVGSYAEGDYHAFVPWEKLKPYLSAEGGAIFAGERPKDDDK, translated from the coding sequence ATGCAATCCTCTATCCGGATCTTTCTGTTTGTCTCGCTGACATGCAATCTATTTGCAGGGTTTGCCCTCGCCGCCGAGCCGACACCCGACATCCAGCTCAAGGCCAAATACACCGAGGTTGCCGTCTTCTTCGATGCCGCGATCAAGTCCGATGCGCCGCTGCTGAAATATCTCACATCCGCCAGCAATGGCTGGGCTGCGAAGACGCTCAAGGAACTGGCCGAGCAGCGCAAGGACATGCGGGATCTGCCTGCGGACATCCGCAACCGGCCCTGGGAATCGGAGCGCAGCTATACGCAGAGCTCGCTCGTCTCCGGCCGCTATGTCAGCATCATCCGCGCGGACTACAACTACACCGGCGGTGCACATCCCAATCGGGCCAATGACACGCTGCTGTGGGACAGGCAGGGCGGCAAGATGATCAGCATCCGCCCGTTCTTCAACGAACTTGCCGATGGTGGGCCGGCGATGACGGCGATCCGCGATGCGGTCGTCGCCGATCTAAAAGTCGAGAAGAAACAGCGCGACAACGACAATCCCGACATGAGCCTCGTCGACGCGCTGGAGCCGAAGCTGCTCAAGATCGGGCCGGTATCGCTGGCGCCGTCGACGTCAGCCGGCAAGAGCTCCGGCCTCAGCTTCCATTACGGCCCCTATGCGGTCGGCTCCTATGCCGAAGGCGATTACCACGCCTTCGTGCCGTGGGAGAAGCTCAAGCCCTATCTGTCGGCCGAGGGCGGCGCGATCTTCGCCGGCGAGCGGCCGAAGGACGACGACAAGTGA
- a CDS encoding DUF86 domain-containing protein, with translation MKPTAAERIGHINEAIDTIRRGVHGHTLVTFTDDTILRAAVERLLGNISEASRHIPDDLKSEAHEINWRRLADLGNWLRHAYHRTDAGLLWTMVEEDLEPLKSFVARHTQIK, from the coding sequence ATGAAGCCGACGGCGGCCGAGAGAATCGGCCACATCAACGAGGCCATCGATACCATTCGACGCGGGGTACACGGCCACACACTTGTAACGTTCACAGACGACACGATCCTCAGAGCAGCCGTCGAGCGCCTTCTCGGAAACATCAGCGAAGCCTCGCGCCACATTCCCGACGACCTGAAGTCGGAGGCACACGAGATCAACTGGCGCAGGCTTGCCGACTTGGGCAATTGGCTTCGCCACGCCTACCATCGTACGGACGCTGGCCTGTTGTGGACGATGGTGGAAGAGGATCTGGAACCTCTTAAATCGTTTGTCGCCCGTCATACACAAATCAAATAG
- a CDS encoding nucleotidyltransferase family protein has translation MTDVADTELDIILAKLRDIAPAIRAEGVTRLAIFGSRARGDARPDSDLDVLVDIKPEASFSLLDLIGVQHLIDDATGLQTQATMRRSLDPRIAERIADDIVEVF, from the coding sequence ATGACAGACGTGGCCGATACTGAACTGGACATCATCCTCGCCAAGCTGCGCGACATCGCTCCTGCGATCCGCGCCGAAGGCGTCACGCGGCTGGCCATATTCGGCTCGCGTGCCCGCGGCGATGCACGGCCGGACAGTGATCTGGATGTGCTCGTCGATATAAAGCCTGAAGCGTCCTTTTCTTTGCTCGATCTGATTGGCGTGCAGCACTTGATCGACGATGCGACGGGTCTGCAAACACAGGCGACGATGCGCCGCTCGCTCGATCCGCGTATCGCTGAGCGTATTGCCGACGACATCGTCGAGGTCTTCTGA